caaaaataaatttagaaggGTTATTtgtaaagtataaaattttagaggattattttgtaaaaaagtctCACCTTAAACCCTCCCCTTTCGCGAGCAATCGTCCTCACGTCCCCTCGTTCCCATGGAAGCAGCGCCGCCGCAGCGCTTGTGCGGAAGCGCTTTTCGGCTCcgcccttctcctcctcctccttcgtcgtcgtcgtcgtcgtcgtcgtcgtctccgcTCCCTCGTCTCCTTCCTCGGAAGCTCCACTTCCGCTCCAAAAAGCGCTTCTCcgtcctcgccgccgccgcttccgccGACCGCAGTAAGATCCCCGATCGCCTCGTTACACTCGATTCCGCCATCTCCATTATCTAATCCATCGTTCCTGCTGTATTTAATGGCGAATTTAGCTGTCACGCTGCTCGATTACGGCGCCGGAAACGTTCGCAGCGTGCGAAATGCGATCCGGTATCTAGGGTTCGACATCAGAGACGTAAGATCTCAATATCCGctaaaatttcactttttttaacttttcttcCTAGTTTTAATGCTGCGGCAGAATATTTAACTTTTGATCCAGTCGATGTGGATGCTTGATGTTTTCGAAACAGTAGTTATAAATGTTTGAGAATTGATTTGAAACTTGAATAGTGCTAGTTACTAGCTTGCTGAAATTTCTAGGTTCAAAAACCGGAGGATATCCTAAATGCGGATCGACTTGTTTTTCCGGGGGTTGGGGCCTTTGCGGCAGCAATGGAGGTGCTAAACCAGAATGGGTATACTTCCTTTCTTTATGTGCATATTGTTTACCTCTCTAAAGTATCATCTTTTATTATGTGCATTTGCATATTGTTTACCTCTCTAAAGTATCATCTTTTATTATGTGCATTTGCATATATTTGCTGCTTGCAAAAGATACTTCAATGTTATCAATCTGATAAGTTGGTTAGGCAAATGGCAATCTTTTCGGCTCAAGCAGACTTCGGAAATGAATTACGGCTCTTGCTTACTGTAACTTTatgtgttattattatttttttattggacATTCAGAATTTGTGATTTTGACATATCAACTTGTTTGCATAAGTTACAATGTCTATCTATAATAGCTGTCTTGAGCTTTATGATTCAGTGCTCGATTTCTTACTCTCTTTGTATTTTCTCATCttgaatatacatatattttctttCCATAATCTTTACTAATTTTGATGTATGCATTCATTTGGTGGTTCtgtttcattaatttttttgatttatttcaatCTGTGATTAGAACCATTTCCACTAACAATAAGACCTTTTGTCTTAAGCACCTACTCCCCCCACAACTCGTTCCTTGTTTAGATACGGTGCATTTATCATCCTAATTTGCTAGGTGGCAATCTGAATTGGTTACGCTCTTCTTTTTCTCAAGTTACTTACCGTGACTTTGTGTGTAGTTTTTGTTGCAAAAGTGAAATCATTCTTGTTGGACTCGGATTATCTAAGTTCTGTTATAACTACTGCAGCATGGCAGAAGCACTCCGCATGTATGTCGAAAAGGATCGCCCGTTTTTAGGAATCTGTCTTGGACTTCAATTGCTGTTTGAGTCTAGCGAGGAGAATGGTCCaggtaatattatttttcattccTTGTCAACTTTGTTCAAATATGTTGGTTAGGGGTGGAaaatcaaaaaaggaaaaacaaatagTGAATGTTGTTTAACTTCAATTATCAGCTTGATGGTCGAACTCTTTTGGGGTAGATTAGTCAATAATTTTACAGTTTTTTTTCATtacttccaatttttttttttttcattatgttTTCAACATCAGTTTGGCTAATGTCAATGGTGAAATTCACTTTCACAAATTATGATAAAAGTTTACTTGTCTCATGATTAGCTTTTTTGATTGGCAATTGTATATTCTCCTGTTTCCATAATTTATTTCGTTGCTTTGAAGTTCATATGATTCAAAATATCATCCAAAGGCTGTTAACACAAATTTGCTTCACTGAAATATGAAAGCTTCCACCAAAACATACAGATGCTTTTAAGTTTGCTTTGTTCGGAGTATTGCGCACCATCCAGCTTGTTAATCATTTGGAATTTCTTGCTTAGTGCTGTCATATCTTTAGGAGGATAAGATTGCTTCATTCTTTTGTTATGTACATTTAACTAGAACTTTGCTTGAACTTATGAAGCTCGTCAGTAAGAAAACCTGTATTACTGCATATTTTGTCCTCCAGTTCCGTCTATGCTGTGAATCTGCAAATCCTACAAAACAAACATATCTCAGAtttattatctttctttcttttgtaacACTATTTTTACAGTTATAGCATATTCTACACAGTTGAAGGTCTTGGGGTGATACCTGGTCGGGTTACTCGCTTTGACTCTTCAAATGGTCTCATAGTACCTCACATTGGCTGGAATGCTGTGCAAATTACCAAAGAATCTGGGATTTTGAATGGCATTGAAGGCCACCATGTCTACTTTGTTCACTCATATCATGCAATGCCTGTATGTTCGTCCAGCAACttctatttttgtaatttagccctaTAATTTGCTTCCATGTAGCTTTTGGACCAAAATCATTTCTTTATATTTGGTTAGTCAGATGCTAATAAAGACTGGGTTTCGTCAATATGCAACTACGGTGATAGTTTTATATCTTCCATATCAAGGGGGAACATACATGCTGTCCAATTTCATCCAGAAAAAAGTGGAGGTAACCTTCTATTGCATCAGTGGCAGatcaatttgaaaataaagCTATAAGGAACTACGATAACTATAATTATTGTGTAATTATCATATGCAGATATTTCATTTAGTTCCAATACATTGCAATGTTGGATTGATAAATCACTAGTATATACTATGATACGAGGTCCTCGTTTAGTGCTGCTTGCCATTcaatgtttattttatttgctgattaatatctttattctttgcatacttatatattgatttttttatctcTGCAAAGGATATCTTGAGGTGGATGATAGCCTTTTCCATCCTTTTTTATTTCAGTATGTCATTTTCtgtttctttaatttattttagaagttATTACTCTAATTACAATGTTTATTTGGAGTTTTTCAGCTATTGGGCTTTCGATACTAAAGAACTTCCTGAATCCATCTCATTCGTCAACAACAAAGGTAGTCCTTAAGTATCTCAGTTTTGATGGtgtccttttcttttgtctttAAAATCATTTTGACAATGAATTGCTTCTCTTTGCCACAGGCATCAGCTCATCCAAAAGCTTCAAAACTGGCGAAGAGAGTAAGGGCATTGAAATCTAGATAATATTTCAATCCCTGTGCATCACACTATAATTTTGGATCTACTCTTCTCAATCTCCTTACATTTGCAGGTAATAGCATGCCTTGATGTGCGAGCAAATGATAAAGGGGATCTTGTAGTGACGAAGGGGGATCAATATGACGTAAGGGATCAGACGGATGAGAATGAGGTACGGGAGATAGGCTTTTATGCTTGTATGTAGTATAAGGAGCTAATGAACTGAATGCACGAACTATTTAGACTGGCTATGTATGTACAAAGGTGTAGAGATACATGTCAAAGAGAGCTAATGAGACAGTTACAAGAATTTTCAAACTGGCTTCTCATAGGCTTTAGAAAATGCCATTGTTGGGCAGTTCTTAGTTCGTGGGCTGAGGGCAGTTCTTAGTTCGTGGGCTGAGGGTATCAGTGCTGAATTTGATGAAATGaggaagcaaaaaataaaatgagctTAATATCTTTGAAGATGAAGATACAGAAAACAGTGTTAAACATAGTCGCCTTACAAAAGATTAAAATCAAAACCGCTTGTGTTTTATGTACCAAAGAAAAACCTTGACATTagtttaaagaaaaattaatttgttcCTTTGTTTTTGGTGCACTTTTAGTATCTAAATTCTCAACTTGTTGGacttgtttatatattttttttgccaacAGGTGAGAAACCTCGGCAAACCAGTGGAGCTGGCAAGTCaatattacaaagacggtgctGATGAGGTACCATAGTAAAGTCATAGTAAATATGACATACACTTACATTCAACGCAATGTGTAGTAATGAAATACCATTTCAGGTTAGTTTTCTAAACATAACAGGGTTCCGTGACTTTCCTCTGGGAGACCTGCCAATGTTACAGGTTTGGagctattaattaatatttcctATTCTAAATTCTGTAAATCCTTTCTATATTGGTGATGACACCTTGAGGATTGCTTTATGAACTATCTTATGACTGTGAAAACAATTAATCTTATATAGGTTTTGCGTTACACATCTGAAAATGTCTTTGTACCACTTACGGTTGGAGGTGGCATTAGAGACTTCACAGATGCTAATGGGAGGTTAGAATTCTAACCCTCCTGTTTAGCTACGTTTTTATGCTTGCCAATTCGCCTGCATGTTCACGAGCATTTCAATTCATTCTTACCATCTATGGGCTAAACAATATTGACTACTTGAGATAATTGTTTTATTAGTTTTGAAGCTCAATTATTACAACTATCATGCTTCCTAGGTATCCTGGTTAAGAGGCTTATCCTTCTGTAGGTACTATTCTAGCTTAGAAGTGGCATCAGAATATTTCAGGTCTGGTGCAGATAAGGTTTCAATTGGAAGTGATGCAGTTTATGCTGCAGAGGAATATTTAAAAACAGGGGTAGGCGCGATATATTATATTGCCTTTACATAGTTGATGTAAGATTTTCCAATTTGTAACTTATCTTTTTGTTCCTTAGGTAAAGACTGGAAAGACCAGTTTGGAGCAGATCTCTAGAGTCTATGGGAACCAGGTCCGTGCTTTTTTTCTGtgtatattttacttataaggAGGGTTCAAATGTAACATGGtggtttctttttattttagttgacTTGCCTTGTTCTAGCAGAAAGTAGCATCATCTACTATTTGAAAACTAGATATTAGAAGCTTGTACATTTTGATGAACTAATTTCAGTCAACACCTTGGCATGTGCTCTTCTAAACACATAGGCTTTAGACTTTTTATCGACGAAAGAAGAATCAACTTGCTTGTTCTACTTTAAATTGATAACTAGTTgtttctatataataataataatgaaccCTCTATTTTGTAGGCAGTAGTTGTGAGTATTGATCCTCGAAGAGTGTATGTTAAAAGTCCTAATGATATCAAATTTAAGGCTGTGAAAGTGACGAAGCCAGGtactttttcaattttgattgtTATAAAGTTCACCCTTACTGTCTCATTTCATCGTTCAATCTTTATTCGTTCGAGCTTTGAATGTATCCTCCTTACTCTTGTGCTGGTTTTAGGTCCGCTTGGTGAAGAATATGCGTGGTACCAATGCACAGTAAGCACTTCATTTCTAATTGGCCATTATACATTGAACTTGACATGTATTTCGAGTAACCTTACCTgagtttatttgtaaaatttgcCTCTAAGTCATGACTATCGTGTGTATTACAACCTTTTATACAATGAAGATATATCTTTACAGATATTTTCCTTTCCTTGTCAAGGTAAATGGTGGACGTGAGGGTCGGCCTATAGGAGCTTATGAGCTTGCAAAAGCTGTTGAAGAGCTGGGAGCTGGAGAGATTCTACTTAATTGCATTGATTGTGATGGTATGACTGCAGATACCTATAACAGCTTAATATTATTGTCAATTGCTCCTGTgccatatcttttttttttttctttattttgccTCTAATGGTAATTAATCTCTCCTTCCCTTTCgctaaatcaaaatattttcttttgctCTTTGTATCTTGTAATCTTTAGTTGACTTACAGGAATTTGATGTGTCATGTAAGTTTTTCGTGCATCAAGGATTAGTCTTGTGGTTTAGTATGtctgaaatttataaatatagctAAGATCATGTTCCACGTCTGCAAGCTGAAGCATGGACATGCCATGCTCTTTTATGTGAATATTGTTTAAAATAGAACGATAGTATTACGGTTTGAAGTATGTATACTTTTGCAGGTCAGGGACAAGGATTCGACATAGACTTAATTAAACTGGTATCAGACGCTGTAACAATCCCTGTAATCGCAAGTAGTGGAGCTGGTGTTGTAGAACATTTCTCCGAAGTCTTCCAGAAAACGAGTGCTTCAGCAGCTCTTGCTGCAGGCATTTTCCATCGCAAGGAGGTACCTATATAAAATTCACTTACGCTTTTATCCAGAAATGTTTCTTAGCAGTCCCTGCAATTcagtttttttttgtcttacAATCTTAAGTGAGCTTAGCCATCACCGATATGGCAGATTTAAGGGCCTGTTTGAAGCATGAACATCTTCTTCAGCAATCAGCATCTCTCTTATATTTACTCAGTAGGCATATGATGAAAAGATATCTATAAACTGCATATTGTATAAATCACCTTGTAGCTAGGTGGAATGCACTATTCTGATAAATCATGATCATTAGGAGTTTGCAATGGAACATGCTTGTTGGGCGGACTTATACACTGTAAACTAAGTCGAATAGGCGATGATGCCCTTCCCAAGGAGATGCGGGATCTTTCCAATTTCTTCTCTCCTTGCTTCCTGTTTTAAGCAATCACAAAAAGATAAATCCTCATGCAACTCGGGATAATTTATCCCGAGATCCATACAGTGATAGAACTCTTGGGCCTGTATTATCACGGTTGTGGTTACAAGAAAATTATTTGAACCGATAATGTTCTTTGCTATAAAAAATCGACATTTTGCCATGTGCCCATATTCttatagttttttcttttaaaaatgtCATTGTAACTTTGATCAGACTCGGATAATAATCTGCCAACTACTTCGTAGCGTAGAGAATTGGCTTtcatcaatttatatatatgcgACTTTGGTCAAAACTAGGTGCTATTAGCTTGTGTGATCTCTCATGTGCCCTACAAACAGGACATGCTAAATCATCCATGTAACTTAATCATTCAACTTGTGTAGCTTAAACTTTGACTCTGTTTGGTTTTGTGTATCTAGATTCAATTAAACTTATCATACTGACAGTCTTGtcgaaaaaaaagggagaagaaagCATCATTCTGACTTCCATTGTGATGATCCAGGTTCCGATTCTATCCGTGAAAGACCATCTTCTGCGGGAAGGTATTGAGGTGAGGATGTAATTCATCCACGGAGAAAAAATTCGCGCCCGTCGAAACAATCACTAGCAGGATTCTTGCCATGCTATTATTCCCATCTCATAAGGCAATGTTGTGTGATCTTTTTAGTTGCCCGGCCATTTGTTTGTTGGTGGACCTTCTTAGTCATCTTGAAGTTGTCACTCATCACTATTATTGTTGCCttgctatttatttattgatgGACCGAACATTTTTAGTTAGCTCAACCTATATAAGCTGTTTGCAACAGTACTATTTAATTCCTTGAGATGAAACCTGATTctaatctcttcttcttccacctctctctctctctccatccgGAAAGTCTGTGTAGATAAAATTTGAAGAACTCAAAGTGAGGTCTTTTCAACTAAACATTTATGTGATTCATCATTTCCATTGCTAAACAAGCTTGTAACAATTGATGTTGTATCAGCAACATACTAAACATCAAAACGGGAAACAAAATCAAATCAGATCAAATCAATCTCCCCTGCCTCTTCTTGATCATATCGAGAAGAGCCCCTCGCCCCGGGAAAGGATTATTACACGACAAATTCCCATTACCATTCCCTAgtaaactctctctcttcttctccttcacaAAACCACCattactactgctgctgctgctactactactcTCATTCTCTGCTTCTTCTGCTACTACTCCCACCTCTCTCCTCACCGTCTCCATTTGCTTCTCTCtcttcgccctcctcctctccctcctctcctctctcttctccctcaccaTCGGCACAgccaccccctcctcctcctcctccgcctccaaaATCCTACCTTTTGCTCCGCCCAATCCCCTTCGGGCTCGGGGGATCCGCCCCCCGAAGGAGGTGCCGAGGAGCTGGAAATCGACGCGCGCCCACCCCTCCCTGTCGTCGTAGTCCCACCCGAAGCGCTCGGCGACGTCGCGGAGCTCtgcgacgacgccgccgccggggCCGGAGGGGGAAAAGGAGGAGGCTCCGAGGGCGTCGCCGGAGAGGAGGCGCGCGGCGTGCTCCCACTCGAGGCGGTCGCGGTAGACGGGGTCGGCGAGGACCTGGTCGGCGAGGCGGGCCCAGGGCTCGGAGTCGCGGGCGCGGAGGGTGGAGGCGACCCAGCGGAGGTAGGAAGAGGGGAGCGAGCCGAGGCGCCGCCCCCTGTGGCGCCCGAAGTCGACGACGCGGTCGCGCGCGGGAGGGAGGGAGCCctcggaagaggaggaggaggagagggcacgagcggggcggaggaggtgggagaaggggaggtggaggtggaggagatGCATTGGTGTCTTGGtgaggacgacgaggaggaggaggaaaagggggaattgggataatcataaACTCCCATCTCAATCACTTCTtgcttttattatatatataaaatataataataatatataatatgtattataataaatctaaaatttaaaagtttttatattttttaaaaatatttaaatatttaaattttcagttAATTATCATAAAGATCGAAAGTGtgcaccaaaagaaaaaaattttctaactttttaaaatttttgattttactatgtaattgtttaatttgtttgatttgactcggttaatgatattttaattttaaattttaaatgtgttaTTTATCTCTCTCGTTTTTGCTAATATACTTCGTATAATTCTcgttaactataaatttattaagattggtaattagtttaaattttaaaatcaaaatatcatcgactgtcttaaatcaaataaattaaaagattgtatggtaaaattaaaattttaaaaggttgcaTATCAGAttcaaaatagcctatagttCATATAAGTCTTGTACATTTTTAATGGTTAATTGTAACTAAAGAAACTTTACaccaaaagaaattttaaaaaataattttatttataaatttttgtaaattaataaattatatctttttatactTAGGAAAGTGTTAAGGGAGTGTTTGGATCCATGTAAAATTagttcgaaaattttttttcagttgaaaattaattttcttttgtttggttctctttaaaaaaatattttcgaaaaactttttttacgAATACGCAGAAAAATcgcgttttcgttttccgctccgTCTGAGTGGAAAACGAAAAGCTACGAGGAAAAAGTCGCGGCTCACAGGCGCGGCTCACATCCTTTTGCACGCGGTGCACAccctatatatttataaataaaattatatatatatatatatataattttatttataaatatataataatttattttataatattaaatacacattattatatattatattacatatttattatataatatataaattataataattaaatatattatgataattataatatactaataatatataatatatataattagagaaaatatatataataattataatatactaataatatatataataaaaaatatattaaatagtttttcatctactaattttttctttcaaccaaacaaatgtcATGAAAAAttgcttttcttttcctacaaaccgaATACAAACGACGTAAAGcttttttccaccaaaattttttttttcataattttacgtggaaccaaacacaccctaacaATCCCAGAGTTTACAAAGCCCTTTGGATTTTagtattaaaggaaaaaaaaaattaatgctaCCCAAACACTATAATATAGGTGTAAACATTACATACTAACATTCTTGTAATCCTTATTAACTCACTTATCTTATCAAAGTTTTATCTgaataaacttcaatttactGCTACTTTTATTTTGCCATTCCGTAGTACCAAAACTTGCACATAACTATTCaggatgtaaaatatatatcccTATATAAGGACTTTacttttgaataaaattaaggttaaaaaaatatattactaacCTAAACTATAAGCCAATTTCAATTGACTAtccaacttttaaaaatttgaatttattattcatttttttttaatttattcgatTTAAGTCAGCTGATgatactttaacttcaaatttttaattaatttttaactttaatcaATTTATAACAGCAAGAATTGCATGACGtgtactaattaaatatataaagaaaaatgatgcattcaaattttgaagtcaaagtatcgttgactgactcaaattaaaca
This genomic interval from Ananas comosus cultivar F153 linkage group 8, ASM154086v1, whole genome shotgun sequence contains the following:
- the LOC109714249 gene encoding imidazole glycerol phosphate synthase hisHF, chloroplastic isoform X1; the encoded protein is MEAAPPQRLCGSAFRLRPSPPPPSSSSSSSSSSPLPRLLPRKLHFRSKKRFSVLAAAASADRTVTLLDYGAGNVRSVRNAIRYLGFDIRDVQKPEDILNADRLVFPGVGAFAAAMEVLNQNGMAEALRMYVEKDRPFLGICLGLQLLFESSEENGPVEGLGVIPGRVTRFDSSNGLIVPHIGWNAVQITKESGILNGIEGHHVYFVHSYHAMPSDANKDWVSSICNYGDSFISSISRGNIHAVQFHPEKSGAIGLSILKNFLNPSHSSTTKASAHPKASKLAKRVIACLDVRANDKGDLVVTKGDQYDVRDQTDENEVRNLGKPVELASQYYKDGADEVSFLNITGFRDFPLGDLPMLQVLRYTSENVFVPLTVGGGIRDFTDANGRYYSSLEVASEYFRSGADKVSIGSDAVYAAEEYLKTGVKTGKTSLEQISRVYGNQAVVVSIDPRRVYVKSPNDIKFKAVKVTKPGPLGEEYAWYQCTVNGGREGRPIGAYELAKAVEELGAGEILLNCIDCDGQGQGFDIDLIKLVSDAVTIPVIASSGAGVVEHFSEVFQKTSASAALAAGIFHRKEVPILSVKDHLLREGIEVRM
- the LOC109714249 gene encoding imidazole glycerol phosphate synthase hisHF, chloroplastic isoform X2 is translated as MEAAPPQRLCGSAFRLRPSPPPPSSSSSSSSSSPLPRLLPRKLHFRSKKRFSVLAAAASADRTVTLLDYGAGNVRSVRNAIRYLGFDIRDVQKPEDILNADRLVFPGVGAFAAAMEVLNQNGMAEALRMYVEKDRPFLGICLGLQLLFESSEENGPDANKDWVSSICNYGDSFISSISRGNIHAVQFHPEKSGAIGLSILKNFLNPSHSSTTKASAHPKASKLAKRVIACLDVRANDKGDLVVTKGDQYDVRDQTDENEVRNLGKPVELASQYYKDGADEVSFLNITGFRDFPLGDLPMLQVLRYTSENVFVPLTVGGGIRDFTDANGRYYSSLEVASEYFRSGADKVSIGSDAVYAAEEYLKTGVKTGKTSLEQISRVYGNQAVVVSIDPRRVYVKSPNDIKFKAVKVTKPGPLGEEYAWYQCTVNGGREGRPIGAYELAKAVEELGAGEILLNCIDCDGQGQGFDIDLIKLVSDAVTIPVIASSGAGVVEHFSEVFQKTSASAALAAGIFHRKEVPILSVKDHLLREGIEVRM
- the LOC109714250 gene encoding uncharacterized protein LOC109714250 — translated: MHLLHLHLPFSHLLRPARALSSSSSSEGSLPPARDRVVDFGRHRGRRLGSLPSSYLRWVASTLRARDSEPWARLADQVLADPVYRDRLEWEHAARLLSGDALGASSFSPSGPGGGVVAELRDVAERFGWDYDDREGWARVDFQLLGTSFGGRIPRARRGLGGAKGRILEAEEEEEGVAVPMVREKREERRERRRAKREKQMETVRREVGVVAEEAENESSSSSSSSSNGGFVKEKKRESLLGNGNGNLSCNNPFPGRGALLDMIKKRQGRLI